One genomic region from Prochlorococcus marinus CUG1433 encodes:
- a CDS encoding sugar phosphorylase produces the protein MKQIDSEKKIDRLKIDKLLKTIYSNNTTEEINFISNQLLQILDDFSEKSAYEEKRDKESWNESHSVLITYADSIYKNGEATLTTLNELLSKHFGSLSKVVHILPFLKSTSDGGFAVSSYDSLEEKFGDWDDLKSISKNHDLMADLVLNHVSSSHPWVQQFIKCQEPGISNVFSPKQNLDWSNVVRPRSSSLFSQINTEDGPKQVWTTFGPDQIDLNWHNPKMTLEFLNLIINYLSNGIKWLRLDAVGFIWKESGTTCLHLPKAHSIVKLLRVFLNNLLDEGVLITETNVPQKENLSYLISDDEAHMAYNFPLPPLLLEAIITSRADILNSWIFDWPILPEGTTLFNFTASHDGVGLRALEGLMNEQRIKDLLINCEKRGGLVSHRRLSNGDDKPYELNISWWSAMEDSSRDAKRFQYERFILSQLLVMSLKGVPAFYLPALLASENDIKSFSMTGQRRDLNREKFKAENLLAVLSNPESNANKNLKYLRNAMDVRSKLKQFHPCSQMKCLSKSRSDIVVIKRGNGPESVFAIHNMTENKINYQLNDNDLPKIIDNDFNTHDFLTSTKYNCKNISLDPFQVIWLGAL, from the coding sequence GTGAAGCAAATTGATTCAGAGAAAAAAATAGATAGATTAAAGATTGATAAATTGCTAAAAACAATTTATTCAAATAATACTACAGAAGAAATTAATTTTATTTCAAATCAATTATTACAGATTTTAGATGATTTCTCAGAGAAATCTGCTTATGAAGAAAAAAGAGATAAGGAAAGCTGGAATGAATCTCATTCGGTTTTGATAACTTATGCAGATAGTATTTATAAAAATGGCGAGGCAACATTAACAACTCTTAATGAATTGTTAAGTAAACATTTTGGCAGTCTTTCTAAAGTTGTACATATTCTTCCTTTTTTGAAATCTACAAGTGATGGAGGTTTTGCAGTCTCAAGTTATGATTCCTTAGAAGAAAAATTTGGTGATTGGGATGATCTCAAAAGTATTTCTAAAAATCATGATTTGATGGCTGATTTAGTCCTAAACCATGTTTCATCATCTCATCCATGGGTTCAACAATTTATTAAATGCCAAGAACCGGGCATATCAAATGTTTTTTCACCAAAACAAAATCTTGACTGGTCTAATGTAGTTAGACCAAGAAGTTCCTCCTTGTTTTCTCAAATAAATACTGAAGATGGCCCTAAACAAGTTTGGACAACTTTTGGTCCAGATCAAATTGATTTGAATTGGCATAATCCAAAAATGACTCTTGAGTTCTTAAATTTAATTATTAATTATTTATCTAATGGAATTAAATGGTTAAGACTTGATGCTGTAGGTTTTATTTGGAAGGAATCAGGTACAACATGCTTACATTTGCCTAAAGCGCATTCTATAGTAAAACTCTTAAGAGTTTTTTTAAATAATCTTCTTGATGAGGGAGTTTTAATAACTGAAACTAATGTTCCCCAAAAGGAGAATCTGTCTTATCTGATTTCTGATGATGAAGCCCATATGGCATACAATTTCCCATTGCCTCCCCTTCTTTTAGAGGCAATTATTACTTCAAGAGCTGATATTCTAAACTCATGGATTTTTGATTGGCCCATATTACCTGAAGGTACTACTTTATTTAATTTCACTGCATCGCACGATGGTGTTGGGTTAAGAGCTCTTGAGGGTTTAATGAATGAGCAGAGAATTAAAGATTTATTAATTAATTGTGAGAAAAGAGGCGGATTAGTAAGTCATAGACGTTTATCAAATGGTGATGATAAACCTTATGAATTGAATATTAGTTGGTGGAGCGCAATGGAAGACTCCAGTAGAGATGCTAAAAGATTTCAATATGAGAGATTTATTTTGAGTCAATTATTAGTAATGTCTCTGAAAGGGGTCCCTGCATTTTATTTGCCAGCATTACTAGCTTCAGAAAATGATATCAAAAGTTTTTCTATGACAGGTCAAAGAAGAGACCTTAATAGAGAAAAGTTTAAAGCAGAAAATCTTTTAGCCGTTTTAAGTAATCCTGAATCTAACGCTAATAAAAACTTAAAATATCTCCGCAATGCTATGGATGTCAGATCAAAATTAAAGCAATTTCACCCTTGTTCACAAATGAAATGCTTGTCTAAAAGTAGAAGTGATATTGTTGTAATCAAGAGAGGTAATGGTCCTGAGTCAGTTTTTGCAATCCACAATATGACTGAAAATAAAATTAATTATCAATTGAATGATAATGATTTACCAAAAATAATTGATAATGATTTCAATACCCATGATTTTTTAACATCCACTAAATACAATTGCAAAAATATTAGCCTTGATCCTTTTCAAGTAATTTGGCTTGGTGCTTTATAA
- a CDS encoding glycosyl transferase gives MDFQQGLITTIHEYGVTRNLLKELNKSLKKRSTSILIPCLYEEFERPALKDIREVLKDLTGLNELVIALSAKTVEQVNAAKSFFDSMPFPVHVQWTNSPSVIELLKSQEKNGLELLGTPGKGWAVWQGIGVATRKSEVVALFDADIRTFSSLYPSRMILPLLDESYGISYVKAFYSRLSLETNQLQGRATRLFVGPLLASLEQLVGKGPFLQYLQSFRYPLAGEFAFTKDLAMNLRIPCDWGLEIGLLSEVYRNVRTSKIAQVDLGLFDHKHKNIGDSSKEGLQKMCKEILSSVLRGLMEHQAETLTSTQLATLEVLYKRVGEDRVKQFGLDSAVNQLPYDRHEEELSVQKFAKLLRPATEDYLACPTTQQLPSWSRVLSCENKLQEDLAIAGSQDIKTTKKELIKNF, from the coding sequence ATGGACTTTCAACAAGGGTTAATCACAACAATACATGAATATGGAGTTACGAGAAATTTACTTAAAGAATTAAACAAAAGTCTTAAAAAAAGATCAACTAGCATTTTAATACCTTGCTTATATGAGGAGTTTGAGCGTCCAGCATTAAAAGACATAAGAGAAGTTTTAAAAGACCTTACAGGCTTAAATGAATTAGTTATTGCTCTTTCTGCAAAAACTGTTGAGCAAGTTAATGCAGCAAAATCATTTTTTGACTCAATGCCATTTCCAGTTCATGTTCAATGGACTAATTCTCCATCTGTAATAGAATTATTAAAAAGCCAAGAAAAAAATGGGTTAGAACTTTTAGGAACTCCAGGTAAAGGATGGGCTGTCTGGCAAGGTATAGGAGTTGCGACAAGAAAATCAGAAGTTGTTGCTCTTTTTGATGCTGACATAAGAACTTTTAGTTCTTTGTATCCTTCAAGAATGATACTTCCACTTCTGGATGAATCATATGGAATATCATATGTAAAAGCTTTTTACAGCAGGTTATCCTTAGAGACCAATCAATTACAAGGTAGAGCAACAAGATTATTTGTGGGTCCCTTATTGGCAAGTCTTGAGCAATTAGTAGGAAAGGGGCCCTTTCTACAATATCTTCAATCATTTAGATATCCATTAGCAGGTGAATTTGCCTTTACTAAAGATCTTGCTATGAATTTACGAATTCCTTGTGACTGGGGTTTAGAGATAGGTTTATTATCAGAGGTATATAGAAACGTAAGAACCTCCAAAATAGCCCAAGTTGACCTAGGTTTGTTTGATCATAAACATAAGAATATTGGCGATTCTTCTAAAGAAGGATTACAAAAAATGTGTAAAGAAATACTTTCAAGTGTTTTAAGAGGTCTGATGGAGCATCAAGCAGAGACTTTAACGAGTACTCAGCTAGCAACATTAGAAGTTCTTTACAAAAGAGTTGGAGAAGATCGGGTAAAACAATTTGGACTAGATTCAGCAGTTAATCAACTTCCATACGATAGGCATGAAGAAGAGCTATCAGTACAAAAATTTGCGAAACTATTACGACCTGCTACAGAAGATTACTTAGCTTGTCCCACGACACAGCAGTTACCAAGTTGGTCAAGAGTTCTATCTTGTGAGAACAAACTGCAAGAAGATTTGGCAATTGCTGGGTCACAAGACATAAAAACAACTAAAAAAGAATTAATTAAAAACTTTTAA
- a CDS encoding urease subunit gamma — MHLSPQEKDKLLIFSAALLAERRLSRGLKLNYPETIAFLSFQVLEGARDGKSVSQLMSEGTTWLSKSQVMEGIPEMVDEVQIEAVFPDGTKLVTIHNPIN, encoded by the coding sequence ATGCATCTTTCACCTCAAGAAAAGGATAAATTATTGATTTTTTCTGCTGCGCTCTTAGCTGAAAGAAGGCTTAGTCGAGGTCTTAAGCTTAATTATCCTGAAACAATAGCTTTTTTGAGTTTTCAAGTTCTTGAAGGAGCTCGAGATGGAAAAAGTGTAAGTCAATTAATGTCAGAGGGAACTACCTGGCTTTCAAAATCACAAGTTATGGAGGGCATTCCTGAAATGGTTGATGAAGTCCAAATTGAAGCAGTTTTCCCTGATGGGACAAAGTTAGTTACTATTCACAATCCGATTAACTAG
- the ureC gene encoding urease subunit alpha, which produces MSYKIDRNTYAQTYGPTTGDRVRLADTQLFIEVEKDLTTYGDEVKFGGGKVIRDGMGQSQVRRADGAVDTVITNALIVDWWGIIKADVGIKDGMIFEIGKAGNPDIQDNVDIIIGASTEVIAGEGHILTAGSIDTHIHFICPQQIETALASGITTMLGGGTGPATGTNATTCTPGSFHISRMLQSAEAFPMNLGFFGKGNSTNETNLIDQVEAGACGLKLHEDWGTTPSTINSCLNVADKFDVQVCIHTDTLNEAGFVEDTIKAIAGRTIHTFHTEGAGGGHAPDIIKICGEKNVLPSSTNPTRPYTRNTLEEHLDMLMVCHHLDSKIPEDIAFAESRIRRETIAAEDILHDIGAFSIIASDSQAMGRVGEVITRTFQTAHKMKVQRGPLSQDSDRNDNYRVKRYISKVTINPAIAHGINKHVGSIEKGKIADLALWKPSFFAVKPELVIKGGSIVWSQMGDANASIPTPGPVHGRQMFASFGQSLIKSSFTFLSKNSIDQNIPNKLGLQKKCIAVENTRNINKSYLKLNSKLPNISVDPQTYEVFSDGELLTCEPLDEVPMAQRYFLL; this is translated from the coding sequence ATGTCCTATAAAATTGACAGAAATACTTATGCGCAAACTTACGGACCCACTACCGGAGATAGAGTAAGGCTTGCTGATACCCAACTTTTTATAGAAGTAGAAAAGGATTTAACTACGTACGGAGATGAAGTTAAATTCGGTGGAGGTAAAGTTATTCGAGATGGGATGGGACAGTCTCAAGTAAGAAGAGCAGATGGAGCTGTAGATACGGTAATAACTAATGCTTTGATCGTAGATTGGTGGGGAATAATTAAGGCTGATGTGGGTATAAAGGATGGAATGATTTTTGAAATTGGTAAGGCTGGTAATCCTGATATCCAGGACAATGTTGATATTATTATTGGTGCATCGACAGAAGTAATAGCTGGAGAGGGGCATATACTTACTGCGGGTTCAATAGATACCCATATTCACTTTATCTGTCCCCAACAAATTGAGACAGCACTAGCCTCAGGAATCACAACCATGTTGGGAGGAGGAACTGGACCTGCAACTGGCACAAATGCAACTACTTGTACTCCGGGTTCTTTTCATATTTCAAGAATGCTTCAATCTGCAGAAGCATTTCCCATGAATTTAGGTTTTTTTGGAAAAGGAAACTCAACAAACGAGACCAATCTTATTGATCAGGTTGAAGCTGGTGCATGTGGATTGAAGCTTCATGAGGATTGGGGAACGACTCCCTCTACAATAAATTCTTGTCTTAATGTTGCAGATAAGTTTGACGTACAAGTATGTATTCATACTGATACTTTGAATGAGGCAGGCTTTGTTGAAGACACCATCAAAGCCATTGCAGGAAGAACTATTCATACCTTTCATACCGAAGGAGCAGGTGGAGGTCATGCGCCAGACATTATTAAAATTTGTGGAGAAAAAAATGTTCTTCCAAGTAGTACTAATCCAACAAGACCTTATACCAGGAATACATTAGAAGAACATCTTGATATGTTAATGGTTTGTCATCATTTAGATTCAAAAATTCCGGAAGATATTGCATTTGCTGAATCAAGGATCAGAAGAGAGACTATTGCAGCTGAGGATATCTTGCATGATATAGGTGCTTTTTCAATTATTGCTAGTGATTCTCAAGCCATGGGAAGAGTTGGTGAAGTAATTACAAGAACTTTTCAAACCGCCCATAAAATGAAAGTTCAAAGGGGACCTCTATCGCAGGATTCTGATAGAAACGATAATTACAGAGTAAAGAGATATATTTCTAAAGTCACAATTAATCCTGCAATAGCTCATGGTATTAATAAACATGTTGGGTCTATAGAAAAGGGTAAAATTGCTGATTTGGCATTGTGGAAACCTTCCTTTTTTGCGGTAAAGCCTGAATTAGTTATTAAAGGAGGATCTATAGTTTGGTCCCAAATGGGTGATGCAAATGCTTCAATTCCTACTCCAGGACCTGTTCATGGTAGACAAATGTTTGCAAGTTTCGGACAATCTCTAATTAAGAGTTCTTTTACCTTTTTAAGTAAAAATTCAATTGATCAAAATATTCCAAATAAATTAGGCTTACAAAAGAAATGTATTGCTGTAGAAAATACCAGAAATATCAATAAATCATACTTAAAACTTAATAGTAAACTACCAAATATTTCAGTTGATCCTCAAACTTATGAAGTTTTTTCTGATGGGGAACTTCTTACTTGTGAACCTCTTGATGAAGTCCCAATGGCTCAAAGGTACTTTTTACTTTAA
- a CDS encoding urease subunit beta: MSNLIPGEIIPEQGEIELNLGKEVKTVRVSNSGDRPVQIGSHYHFFEANKALIFDRELTYGMRLDIPAGTAIRFEPGDTTDVKLVPYKGLRMAYGFNSLVNGSLDT, encoded by the coding sequence ATGAGTAATTTAATTCCCGGAGAAATAATTCCTGAACAAGGTGAAATCGAATTAAATCTTGGAAAGGAAGTTAAAACAGTAAGAGTTTCTAATTCTGGAGATAGACCTGTGCAAATTGGATCTCACTATCATTTTTTTGAAGCTAATAAAGCTTTAATTTTTGATCGAGAATTAACATATGGTATGCGTCTTGACATTCCTGCAGGAACAGCAATTAGATTTGAACCTGGAGATACAACTGATGTTAAATTAGTTCCATATAAGGGTTTAAGAATGGCATATGGTTTTAATTCGTTGGTTAACGGTTCTTTAGATACTTAA